The proteins below are encoded in one region of Phaseolus vulgaris cultivar G19833 chromosome 1, P. vulgaris v2.0, whole genome shotgun sequence:
- the LOC137815880 gene encoding uncharacterized protein, whose product MERMTKADQTMLLLSLQREMAEMRRRAEEAAQKNEQELQVLRRENEEMKKKLGEGGPSVIPTNVVGKSYTSPPDPDLAEGTRGRPPPQDTEMGDESCLIRSTQTTLTADPNRRHPFTNTIIEVPLPEKWKGFNRDRYDGSTDPDEHMDAYTTHMSLYTSDDAVLCRVFPTSLKGATLSWFTKLSPNSIDSFATLVAKFETQFATSRPHHLTSIALVGIRQEKGESLRTFVDRFSKVAMSIQNLSPDVAMHHMLTALRPGPFANNLCMQPADSLDELRKRTAKYMQLEELREFRNQARAEAGGEKNKEEKDRQGRPSQRNDRRRDNRDRPIRFSRYTPLTTERGRILDEALSAELIPPPKKVASPNNADRRKQCRYHQNAGHSTEECQTLKDKIKELIQAGHLRRFVRNG is encoded by the coding sequence ATGGAAAGAATGACTAAAGCCGACCAAACAATGCTGCTGCTATCTCTCCAGAGGGAGATGGCCGAGATGAGAAGAAGGGCTGAGGAGGCTGCTCAGAAAAACGAGCAAGAGCTGCAAGTTCTCCGTAGGGAGAAcgaagagatgaagaagaagttgGGGGAGGGAGGACCCTCCGTCATACCGACGAATGTTGTCGGCAAGTCATATACCTCTCCCCCCGACCCAGATTTGGCCGAGGGGACGAGAGGTCGACCTCCTCCCCAAGACACCGAGATGGGCGACGAGTCGTGCCTAATCAGGTCCACCCAGACAACCCTGACGGCCGACCCGAACCGCCGACACCCCTTTACCAACACCATCATCGAAGTCCCACTGCCTGAgaagtggaagggtttcaaccgaGATCGGTATGACGggtcgaccgacccggacgagcatatggACGCCTATACCACTCATATGAGTCTCTACACCTCGGACGATGCCGTGTTGTGCCGAGTGTTTCCCACATCCTTGAAGGGAGCAACCCTTagttggttcaccaagctcTCACCCAACTCCATCGATAGCTTTGCCACGCTCGTGGCAAAGTTTGAAACTCAGTTTGCGACCAGCCGGCCGCACCACCTAACCTCCATCGCCCTGGTAGGCATCCGCCAAGAGAAGGGAGAGTCGCTGAGAACCTTTGTGGATAGGTTCAGTAAAGTGGCAATGAGCATCCAGAATCTGAGCCCGGACGTTgccatgcaccacatgctgacgGCCCTGCGTCCGGGGCCCTTTGCTAACAACCTGTGCATGCAGCCGGCCGACAGCCTAGACGAGTTGAGAAAGAGAACTGCTAAGTACATGCAGCTGGAAGAGCTGAGAGAATTCCGCAACCAGGCCCGTGCCGAGGCCGGTGGGGAGAAAAATAAGGAAGAAAAGGATCGCCAGGGGCGGCCGAGTCAAAGAAATGACCGACGCCGGGACAACCGAGACCGACCGATCCGGTTCTCAAGATACACACCCCTGACGACCGAGAGAGGGAGGATCCTGGACGAGGCTCTGAGCGCCGAGTTGATCCCTCCTCCAAAAAAGGTGGCCAGCCCAAACAATGCCGACCGGAGGAAGCAGTGTCGGTACCACCAAAATGCCGGACACTCGACCGAGGAGTGTCAAACCCTAAAGGATAAGATCAAGGAACTTATCCAGGCTGGGCATCTCCGCCGTTTCGTCAGGAATGGCTGA